GTTTGTGCTTTTGGAAGTGATCATTAGTACTTTGGCTTGTCAgtctatacatatatatatatatatatatatatatatatatatatatatatatatatatatatatatatatattatggcGCAGGTTTTACACCAGTATCCAGCTCTACCTACGGCCCACAGGTGACACAACACTGTCTTTGGACCGACCTGAGCAAGCAGCGACCCAACAGCTTCAGCTTGTCACAGAAGCGAGAAGACATGGTGTTCTTCCTGCAAACTGGACCTGCaaaagaagcaggaggaagaggaggaggaggaggtcaaacACATCTGTAAACAGGCAGGCAGATATGTAATATAGATAGCAAATACGTCACCACTGATAAAATCGAGGCTGTAAAGTCATTTaaattgcatgtgtgtttggtgAATCGGCGTTTTAAATCCGCGTATACAAACCTGTGTTTGTCTTGCATTCCTGCATATTGCACTTCCTGAGTGTTTCTGGTTTGGAAATCTTCTCACAGAGGCTGTTTGGCATTATGGCCAAATCCTGCTCACTAACACAGTGGACTGCACGCTCCTGCTGACCCCCACCACAACTCACAGAGCACTACAAattcagaacacacaaaaaatacacttttaatCAAGGCTGCATATAAATCTAATTATTTATCAAAGCAACATGGGACTGACCTCCTCCCAGTCCTCAGTCTTCCAGTAAGAACATGGCTTTAAGCTGCacagctctgtgctgtttggCCTCAGTGTGGTGCTACAGCGATGGGGCTCGGGGCAGTACACCAGCCGCTCCATGACACCCTCACCACAGCTGCCGGAGCACTGAGACAGATATAAAGAGGTCGAGAATGGAGCAAAATCTGTAAGAACCCTCTAACTCATATCATATCTCAATGTCCACACTGTGTAGAAGAATACAGATTTGAGGATGCTAGGCTCTTTACCGGTCCCCAGGGGGATACGCTCCAGGTCATGCAGGGCTTGTGGGGGCATGTCAAGCTGCTGATGGGTCTGCTGGACACAGCTTGGCAGTGGAAAGGTCTGAGCGGGCGTTTGCTCTGAGAATCGACACACTGGACATCACGGTACCTCCTTCCCACCAGCGGACAGGTGTCTGGACACTGTGGAGGATATGACAAAGCTTAGTAAAAATCTGTCTTCTGAGAgcctaccaaaaaaaaaaacaagcccaCTGCGTCATCTGGAAAAGTGAGAGGCAATACTTGGAATTATAATTAAGTATTAAGTGTAATTAACAAGTAATAAGTGTAATTATCAGATTCAGTGACTGCAGGAAATCTAACGTTACTCACCTTGCTCCAGCTGCCGCTCTGCCAGATGGCACACGGCTGCAGGTGACATGTTCGTGCAGGCTCAGGTCTCTTCATCTTGGCACAGTCCTCGTCATTCTCAGAACTGCACATGACTGCCCTCCATATTGCTCCAAGTCCACATGTTGTTGAACACTGCAGAGGCAGGTGTGCATTCAgattaaagtgatttaaaaatgGTTAGCATTAAAGTGATTAGAGTACCTCGCTCCAGTTTCCTACAATCCAGAATGCATCCATGCTAACCGGCTCTTGGGCCATCAGGTTGTTTTGGTTAGTGGTGCTCCTGGAACCTCCTGGTTGGTGGTTTTGGCCCTTTGAGCGACCACCTTTTGACCTGGAAGAGGGTTTTTTTGCCCGAGAAACAGAGCTGTTTTTCTTGGGGGTCACAGCAGACTTTTTCGGCTTAATAATCTTCACTGTGGGCTGAGGTGAAGCTGCAGTGGTTAAGGGCTTTCTTGCAGTTGTAGAAGGAGTTTGTTCGGTGTGGGGTCCAGTTTTCTTGTACACAGGGGTGGTCAGGGGAACCCGGGGTGTCCAGTTGCGGGGCGGACTGACACGTGAGGTGGTGTGAGGGTTTGATAAGTAGTGAGTGGTCTTTGCCCATGTTTCAGTACTGGTGTGTGGGCTCGGGTAGGTAGTAGTTGTGGTTGGCATGGTGAGTGGACTGGTTTGTGCAGTGGGTGTGATGAGTAAATGTCTTGTTGGTGTGGTTGATTTGTGTAATGTCGCCGTGGTAACATCCAGGTCGATAATCGTCTCCTCTTCTGTTGTCCTGTCCTCCACAACATAATCATACCCTGGAGTGTACATCACCACATTGGGAGTACTGCCCTCCTCTACTTCCTCCTGCTCGTCCTTTTCCACAGAACTGGATTTAGTCTCATCCTCCTTTTTACTCACCATTTTATTAAACTCATAATTGTCTGCATCTATGACTGTGGTCATAGAGGTTGAAGGGGATGTGGTGGTAGGGATGAAAGCAGTTGTCGTTTCTGTGGTGCTTGCTTTCCTcctcacagtgacagcagctgtagGGGCAGCTGTGGCTGTGGTGCTCATTGGAGTTGTTGATCTAGGGTGCATAGTGGAGTTGGTCTTGGGCGGGTAAACGCGGCGGTATTTAGGTGGAGCCCCTGGTTGCCTACGGAGACTTGATTTGGGGCAGCTCTGCAGGGCACAAAGCGATCTGGAGCGAGGTTTGGTTGAGAGGTCACAGGTCTTTTGGGGTGCCAGTGCACATGTGACTGTACGCGAGCGAACACCTCCTCCACACGTGACAGggcactgcaaaaaaaaaaaaagaacacacaggaTGCATTACCTCAGCAATAAAGGAAGGCATTATGGTGGGGGATATGCATGTGATGAAAGCCTGTGATCTGTAAGTCTGAGGTCAGGcagaacaaagaaaataaaaatcagatcTTACTTCTTCCCAGGTGCTGACAGCCCACTCCTGTCCACAGGGTACATCTCTGTTGCACGGCACCACAGGTTTTGGTTTAGGGAGATGCTTGCATTCCACAGGGTGGAGCACTCTTTCCTCTCCTGAAACTGTGCGGACACAGAGGACCGTTCGCTTCCTCAGCCCGTCTGATCCGCAGGTGGCTGTACACTGCTGCCAACCTCCAACCCACCACCTGGACGGGAAAACAAGGGGAAGAAGCCAGAAGCAATCCATGTTGCCATCATATAGATAATATTTTACCTTAGTTTTACCTTAGTAAACAATTTATTTcttagaaaaaaatgtgtttttggacTTCCATAATATTATAAAAAGCAATTTTGCCATTTTGTTTACCTGCAGTTTGCAAAAAATGACCTTTTAGAACTTTCATCtcaagaaaaaatgaaaaattgtgATTATAAATCTGATCTATCAACTAAAGCCAAtttataaaatacacaaatacacaccgAGCAGGGCAGTCCATATTCTtgcacttcctgtgtctgtcttcTAGGCGGCTCTCTGGGTCACACAGAGATTCATCCACTACACCCATGTCCACCTCAAAACAGAGCGCAGGCTGGTGCTGCTCACCTAAGACACACCAAGTGACAACCAATGTCATGAATCTATgagtatatttaaaaaatgtatatatatatatatatatatatatatatatatatatatatatatatatatatatatatatatatatatattaataaatttggacaccaacctaagCCACAAGTAGTGCTGCAGTCAGTCCACGCCCCATGCCTCCAGCTGTAAATCGGTTCTGTCACCtcgttttgtgtctctttggtCTTCTTGATGCTGTACTCGTATTTAATACCTGGATTCCTCTCCTGAAACAACAACTAGACAGACACATGAACTGCTGTAATTATCATCACAGTATCATCAGCTGTTTTTCCAGGTGTACAGCTGCTTCAAAATTTTTGTTGGTCTACCTGAAGTATGACAGGCTGTTTGGTGGGTCCAGGAGCGGTGAGGTTCTCCATGTTCCCGCTGCGTTCATAGAAGAACGTTGTCCCTCCGGCCTCATACTCCCCGTTCCACTGGATAATGTAGTTCCCGTTGAGAAAGTAGTCCTCTGATTCGGCGCTCCTCAGAGCCAGGaagttacctgcctcctccactTCCTTTACCAGGATGTCCCGGGCCCCCTCAGGTATCACTCCCACGTCCATGTACCCTGGGAGAGTCGGGGAGTCACACAGAGGTAATGGATGGCCCACCATGGCTGCTGCCACACTCACATCCAGACTACCagacagcttctctctgatctTTAATAGAGGGTGGGCTCAGTCGGCGGGGGTGGATGGCATGTATGTGTGCGTGACTGTACGTGTGCGAATTCAGCGTGGGGGGCACTGCCCTGtctctgttttttattgtgtgtggaTGAGGGAGGGGTGGGAGGACTGGATGGGGGAGGACGAAAGCAGCAATGAGTGGGTCTCTGgagtttaatgatgtttgtgggaaggtgtgtgtgtttctgtgtttgtgaaagGTGGGGGAGGTTTGCCCTTGGTCTCAGTCTTTTGAAGTCTTACACATCTGGGCTGGTTATCTGGAAAGGATGCTATGCAGGGCAAACAGAAAGAGGGGAGAAAGCAGGCAAGCAGTggagtttttattgttttagagCCTCTTTCTTTATGAATCTGTCTTCATGGTATGTTGATCTAGCGAGTGAGTTACACTTTTCCAAGCACAGTAAAAAGCAGCCAAAGACTATGCAAACAAGAgggcctgcacacacacacacaccacaccagcCAAGTGCAGCAGGacaaacagctgcacattgTGAGCATGATGGATACCATGAcaacaaagaaacaacacaatggCGTAATGCTAATGAAGTGTCCTGAAATGACTTTTTCCGCCTGTAGACATAAAATcgatttctgtgttttttcacacTCTTTTGGTGGCTACATCAAAGTGTTTCCCTCATTAATAGCttgtctgttttgtgttactACAATCTCATAATTGTATGATTTCTTATGTTATGAGATAATTCAATTTGTTTCCAGCTGGTCACATGGTGTGTTGTTGCACTCACCAAATCCCTCTTCATCATCAAACGACTTATAAACAGTCTCACAGCTCGTGCCGTCGCCCAAACAGACACCACAGCGATCCTCCACTGCGTTCGAGTCAATGCCGTAGTCGCAGCCCACCTCCTACAGATAACACATGCAAGACACATAAAACTATAATTAAAGGACATGACAGTATCggggattttctttttttgatccACTCTAATCCCCTCCCTCGGTCTTTATTACACATCTCTTACCCAGCCACACTACCTTGCACACTCCGTTGACGCAGATGTTCCTGGACTTGTTGTTCATGAAGCACGGCGTTCCATCCGTCACAGCTTCCAGCATCTTCTCAGAAAAATGCTCGTTGACTGGCCGACAGTGCAGCTCACACGGATTTACTAATGATGGTTGAGAAAAGACGACTGCTATTAAATCCAATGAGACCTGATGATGAGAATTCTATGTTGTTTTCTGACTGTTTTATGCAGAAAATCATCTCATGAATCCAGTAAAATTATGTTGATTTTGTATGTATAGTTGCAGACGAGTTTATTTGTATATTCAaaattacacaaaaacacaacagaatctTAAGTAGTGCAGTGAAATATTCAAGGTCTCAAGGTCTGCTTGTTGGGAGAGCTTTTAAGTGTAAATGCTGCCCCCTGTTGGCTGACATATACACTTACACCTTCTAATCATATCTGTGCtacccttgtgtgtgtgaagttgtaACCACTTACATGGGTTAGCCACAGGAGTCCACTGGTAGAGCTCATTGTGGTAAGGCACGGTGTCAAACTCACTGCACAGCATCTCTCGAAAGGTTGGTTTATCAATCTGGCAGGGCTTCGTGTTACAGGTGCGGTATCGCTTCCTCTCGCCTGTGCAGTACTTGCCCCCAAACTCTGGTCTGAGAGAATTTAAGATTTTATCATCACATTGAACCCACAGTGAAACCAAAAACGAGTGATGCAGTGTGAAGGATATATGCCTTACTTGGGGTTGTTACATTCCCTCTCTGCTGACTGAACTCCGGTCCCACAGGTCCTGGAGCAGTAAGACCACGTGCTCCACTGTCCCCATCCTCCATTCACCGTCTCTGGGAGTTTACCCACAATCACACACTCCCCGGAGATGCACCACTGCATGAGCAAAAAAATAACAGTGAGAACACTCAAATAATAAGCACCGTCCCGAATTCAAGCCAACTCACCTTCTCTGGTCCACAACGAGTACCATCTATAGGTGAGTCCAGTTTGGAGCGACAGGAGCCGTTCACTGAACACCAAAGAATCTGGCAAACGTTCTGAAaggaacacaaaaaaaaacattaaaagtgaGGCTACTCTTTTCATGTTCAGCTGAGGCATGATACTCACATCAACCTCAGGGCAGAAGGTTGCATTTTGGCCGTACTGGAGTTGGCACTGGTGGTGCGTGGTGTAGCGGACACCGAGGCGAGCCAATGGGGTGGTTAGATCCCTCTTGGATGGGCGGTCGTCCAGACAGAAACCCCAACCGCGACTAGGACAGATAAACAAAGATGAGATACGGACTGTGACCTTTAGAAAGAGATAAAGAGGAGACTTCCCATGTCAACATGCCAGTGAGCAGGCTGCTCACTCTCTGAGCCTTGTGTTAAATTAAAAAGCCTGatgggaaaacacacaaacctcatAAAATTACTAAGAGGCAACTATTGTAATGATAAAACCTTCCCAAGCTCAACAAATAtgagctctgacctctgactttgCAGCAGCTGGTGAAACTCTATGGAATTCTTGAATCCATCAACtgacacacattttaaataatgagAGTCAAGGCAGATATTTGTACAAGGGAAGCTGTCCTCTGATGATTTCCTGGCTTCAAATGAACTGTTCTAAATGTCAACATGTACTTCTGTTCTTTGCatatctttaaaaacaaacatgtcagtgctTTCCTGCCTTAGTTTCCAACACACCTTACACCCACTGTGTTTCATCAGCGTAATCCATCCTAATCCAGGTGTTTTTCTGGGATTTTGGATTCACTCCCATTTTTACAGAGATTTCGCGATCAATGACTATGACTGTGTTCctcctaaagaaaaaaaataaaacaggtgacAGAGTCTTACTCGAGGAAGCGTGTGATGTACTCTTTGGAGCAGGAAGACCAGGTAAGAGGGGAGCTGTCGTACATCAGCTGTCTGGACATGATGAATGGGTGCCTCCCTTCCAGCTCGCAGTCGTTCCCCTGGCCGTCGTGATGAATCCCAAAGCTGCGTTCAAACACAATCAACATTACCATTTCTGATTTATCGTTACAGTTACAAGTGTTTGACGTAACCACATGACTAATGTGCTCTGGCTGTCATGGCGGAGGCCTTTAGCTCTTTCCTAGCGATTCACTTTAACTAGTAAAgtaatttttttctgtctggaaTATCAGAAGCTTCTTGAACAATTTCTAGGCAGATGGTTTGTTCttaggctctgctgctgctcctcttttgATAAGCTTTATCAAAATGGCTGTGCAGTGCCTCATGGGGCCCTACGTCACTAAAACTTATTAAACAGCAGGCTATTTGTAAAGATTTGAAAAGCCAGGAAGGACGATGTAGTGTTGTATAATTTGAAATTAAAGCTGTTTCTGTCCACACTCTGAGGTGCCACATGAGCCTGCCAAGGCTAATCACACTAATCACACCAACAAACTATTTCTTCATTCTCTGTGGCCTTCATTGTCATTAGAAAGGAATAACACTTGCAACAGCAGGTGGGAGTGGAAAGGCCCTGTCATTGTGAACTGTTTTACATTGTGAACATCGGCACTGCTGTGGTCTAAAGTTAGTTGGTGCTCCGTAGCCCTGGTTGGCTCGGGACCCCAAGCATTTGCCTGCACCTCTGTTCGTACTTCTGTGTGCTTACTTTTGTTCAGTAGTCTGTCGCTAAATGATGTGCTACCATAAACTTCTTCTCTGActacagtctgcagctgaaaacaaatccatcaaCTCAATACAACTGGCTTCTCGTGtatctttgtctttgtgtctggaTTCTAGATATTATTACTTGCACATAGTCGATTCAATAATAAGCCGATGAGCTCATGGTGTGATATTATATGACACAGCTGTACATGTATATATCCTCTATAGTATCTGATCATGGGAACAAGCTGCTTCTTTTGTCGTGTAGCCCTTTGTTGTGAAATTCTATCACaataacaaatacacacaaacagactcacacagacacgcacagacctATGGCCCATTTCATGAGCGATGGTGAAGGCGACAGGTAGTCCTGAATCCTCATTGATGTTGCAGCTGCGGTGGGGCTGACACATCCCAGAGAGATGAGACAGACCGAGGGTCTCACAGGGATGGTTCATTCCTGCACAGATGTCCTTCCTggtgaagaagaaacaaaagcaaaatTCAAACTTACACCACACTTCCAGCCTAACAGAGACTGGCAAATGTttcatttgcaaatgcaaacatgcacGTTTGTGTGTCACCGGCCTTGTGACCAGCACGGCCACGTCATGATGAGCTGGGTGAGTGTCACTCTGCGGGTTCAAGTTCTTCTGCCAGACACAGAAACTGCTCAGAGTTGTGTCTGCATGGTGAACGATCTTCAACCCTTTCTGCaacaaaaatcaatcaaagTCTCATTTATCTACACTTTTATCTATCGATTGAGGGAACTGTAATAAAAACCTTTAGAGGACATTGTTTGATGAGTGTTACCTCTTCCCCTTGCAGCAGAATGAGGCGGACTAAGATGACATGGATGGCATTTCCAATACTGGCATCATGAAAGATCCCAGCCACCTGCCAACATACATGCAAGTAGCAGAAACTTTAAAGTGTAAAAGGGTTAAATGAAAAGTACATTTAGAACACTCACCATGTTCATAATAGTAAAGATGTAGGACTCCACATTATCGCTGCCGTGGTATTCGATGAGTTTGGAGTCAGCCACCACCATAGTCTCCACCCACCGCTCTCTGCTGACTGAGCGCTGCGAGCGTGATTGGGCCTGATCCTCCCCGctctgctgctccctctccCATTCCTCCCTTTCCCTCTCCACCTGGAGCGAGTCAACTGGAGCATCTACAGCGTAGATAATGGAAAAAGACACTGGTGGTTTATCCTTGCTTGACACAGACAGTATCCGAACACCTGCAGCACCATACACTCCCACATATGCACACATTCAGATACACACCTCGCACTCCACAGGGGCTGGGTGTCTCCTTCGACTCTGTGCTGCGTTTTTTTCTACCATTTTCTGTAGTAACTCTTGGATAGACAACATGAGGCTCTGGAGTCCCTGCAGGTTCATTAGAAGACTTCTGGGTAGGTTCAATAAAATAGTGGCCCTCCGGCAGGGAGAAGAAGCCTCTCTGAGGGGAAAAGAAATCAACTGTTAAtacagacattttaaacaaatcTACAACGTGTTCTGTGAAGACTTTTCTCATCTAATCGCTCTTAATGCAGCTTTAAATCTCTCTGTGAAAAGCCTAACATGCACGTGACACAACAAATCACCTAAAAATGTGGCGTTTCAGTAATTCCCAGACTGAAAAAGGTGAGAGGGTAGACGCTGCCCTTTAAAGCCTGCTGAAAACCTCGCAGTAATTTCCATCTGGGTGGAATCTGTCATTagtcaacagtttttttttttgaatacgAACCTTTCTCCTTCCCTCAGGCACATTCTCTGTCTGCTGCAACCACAATACAACAACTTCTTCCTAAGTATGCCCTGCATGTTCTTACTGGTGCAG
The genomic region above belongs to Parambassis ranga chromosome 9, fParRan2.1, whole genome shotgun sequence and contains:
- the LOC114441198 gene encoding A disintegrin and metalloproteinase with thrombospondin motifs 12-like; this translates as MRCSQECTVLFLLHFVFILAAGHGELSGAGRLLSLFPGQGQLSPSDLSIVHPVKTSADGEFISHSLSHRFVADGRTKRDLHSLALQGQVYYKVNYQGRTLTFNLTANSHLVSDGYILERRNGSANRTEHRLSEGNSCHLLGTVEDSDVQGTAAISTCHGLRGFFSLPEGHYFIEPTQKSSNEPAGTPEPHVVYPRVTTENGRKKRSTESKETPSPCGVRDAPVDSLQVEREREEWEREQQSGEDQAQSRSQRSVSRERWVETMVVADSKLIEYHGSDNVESYIFTIMNMVAGIFHDASIGNAIHVILVRLILLQGEEKGLKIVHHADTTLSSFCVWQKNLNPQSDTHPAHHDVAVLVTRKDICAGMNHPCETLGLSHLSGMCQPHRSCNINEDSGLPVAFTIAHEMGHSFGIHHDGQGNDCELEGRHPFIMSRQLMYDSSPLTWSSCSKEYITRFLDRGWGFCLDDRPSKRDLTTPLARLGVRYTTHHQCQLQYGQNATFCPEVDNVCQILWCSVNGSCRSKLDSPIDGTRCGPEKWCISGECVIVGKLPETVNGGWGQWSTWSYCSRTCGTGVQSAERECNNPKPEFGGKYCTGERKRYRTCNTKPCQIDKPTFREMLCSEFDTVPYHNELYQWTPVANPLNPCELHCRPVNEHFSEKMLEAVTDGTPCFMNNKSRNICVNGVCKEVGCDYGIDSNAVEDRCGVCLGDGTSCETVYKSFDDEEGFGYMDVGVIPEGARDILVKEVEEAGNFLALRSAESEDYFLNGNYIIQWNGEYEAGGTTFFYERSGNMENLTAPGPTKQPVILQLLFQERNPGIKYEYSIKKTKETQNEVTEPIYSWRHGAWTDCSTTCGLGEQHQPALCFEVDMGVVDESLCDPESRLEDRHRKCKNMDCPARWWVGGWQQCTATCGSDGLRKRTVLCVRTVSGEERVLHPVECKHLPKPKPVVPCNRDVPCGQEWAVSTWEECPVTCGGGVRSRTVTCALAPQKTCDLSTKPRSRSLCALQSCPKSSLRRQPGAPPKYRRVYPPKTNSTMHPRSTTPMSTTATAAPTAAVTVRRKASTTETTTAFIPTTTSPSTSMTTVIDADNYEFNKMVSKKEDETKSSSVEKDEQEEVEEGSTPNVVMYTPGYDYVVEDRTTEEETIIDLDVTTATLHKSTTPTRHLLITPTAQTSPLTMPTTTTTYPSPHTSTETWAKTTHYLSNPHTTSRVSPPRNWTPRVPLTTPVYKKTGPHTEQTPSTTARKPLTTAASPQPTVKIIKPKKSAVTPKKNSSVSRAKKPSSRSKGGRSKGQNHQPGGSRSTTNQNNLMAQEPVSMDAFWIVGNWSECSTTCGLGAIWRAVMCSSENDEDCAKMKRPEPARTCHLQPCAIWQSGSWSKCPDTCPLVGRRYRDVQCVDSQSKRPLRPFHCQAVSSRPISSLTCPHKPCMTWSVSPWGPCSGSCGEGVMERLVYCPEPHRCSTTLRPNSTELCSLKPCSYWKTEDWEECSVSCGGGQQERAVHCVSEQDLAIMPNSLCEKISKPETLRKCNMQECKTNTGPVCRKNTMSSRFCDKLKLLGRCLLRSVQRQCCVTCGP